A region from the Drosophila ananassae strain 14024-0371.13 chromosome 2L, ASM1763931v2, whole genome shotgun sequence genome encodes:
- the LOC6500664 gene encoding uncharacterized protein LOC6500664 isoform X1, which translates to MCTGEKIDIVKCCQRDVSVSEYLSTTPTPAHRPPSTTAEVQHHQHHTKNIFTRYWDDHIKMKDSSEEKSRKSPSPSAKHTHVTFVRSTGHGSNPPATCDANGNGKAVQSEWTFPPKAPTPHIYNCLSPDMMAASDKNSFKGFRKQFSGRFKRLVTRKVEHTPVIPPELKPQLKTIYVY; encoded by the exons ATGTGCACGGGTGAAAAAATTGATATTGT TAAATGTTGTCAGCGTGATGTATCCGTATCCGAGTATCTGAGCACCACTCCCACACCCGCCCACCGCCCGCCGTCCACAACAGCCGAGGTCCaacaccaccagcaccacacCAAAAATATCTTTACACGCTACTGGGACGATCACATAAAAATGAAGGATTCCAGCGAGGAAAAGTCGAGGAAGAGCCCTTCCCCATCCGCCAAGCACACCCACGTCACCTTCGTCCGGAGCACCGGACACGGGAGCAATCCTCCAGCTACTTGCGATGCGAACGGCAATGGAAAGGCTGTACAGAGCGAGTGGACATTTCCCCCCAAGGCGCCAACTCCGCACATCTACAATTGCCTTAGTCCC GACATGATGGCGGCAAGTGATAAAAACAGCTTTAAAGGATTTCGCAAGCAATTTAGTGGACGATTTAAGCGCTTAGTTACTCGAAAAGTGGAACACACTCCAGTGATACCTCCAGAATTGAAGCCGCAACTAAAAACAATATACGTTTACTAA
- the LOC6500664 gene encoding uncharacterized protein LOC6500664 isoform X2, producing the protein MRLVRSKCCQRDVSVSEYLSTTPTPAHRPPSTTAEVQHHQHHTKNIFTRYWDDHIKMKDSSEEKSRKSPSPSAKHTHVTFVRSTGHGSNPPATCDANGNGKAVQSEWTFPPKAPTPHIYNCLSPDMMAASDKNSFKGFRKQFSGRFKRLVTRKVEHTPVIPPELKPQLKTIYVY; encoded by the exons ATGCGTCTTGTCCGTAGTAAATGTTGTCAGCGTGATGTATCCGTATCCGAGTATCTGAGCACCACTCCCACACCCGCCCACCGCCCGCCGTCCACAACAGCCGAGGTCCaacaccaccagcaccacacCAAAAATATCTTTACACGCTACTGGGACGATCACATAAAAATGAAGGATTCCAGCGAGGAAAAGTCGAGGAAGAGCCCTTCCCCATCCGCCAAGCACACCCACGTCACCTTCGTCCGGAGCACCGGACACGGGAGCAATCCTCCAGCTACTTGCGATGCGAACGGCAATGGAAAGGCTGTACAGAGCGAGTGGACATTTCCCCCCAAGGCGCCAACTCCGCACATCTACAATTGCCTTAGTCCC GACATGATGGCGGCAAGTGATAAAAACAGCTTTAAAGGATTTCGCAAGCAATTTAGTGGACGATTTAAGCGCTTAGTTACTCGAAAAGTGGAACACACTCCAGTGATACCTCCAGAATTGAAGCCGCAACTAAAAACAATATACGTTTACTAA
- the LOC6499897 gene encoding sorting nexin-12 yields the protein MMVESDGTADATRRLNVKKQTLDDAYAVPANFLEIDVVNPLTTMAAGKKRYTDYEVRMRTNLPVFKVKESSVRRRYSDFEWLRNELERDSKIVVPPLPGKAWKRQMPFRGDEGIFDESFIEERRKGLEAFINKIAGHPLAQNERCLHMFLQENVIDKNYVPGKIRNT from the exons ATGATGGTTGAGTCCGACGGAACCGCCGACGCCACCCGCCGCCTGAACGTGAAGAAGCAGACGCTGGACGACGCCTATGCGGTGCCCGCGAACTTCCTGGAAATAGACGTGGTCAATCCGCTGACCACCATGGCGGCGGGCAAGAAACGCTACACGGACTACGAAGTGCGGATGCGG ACTAACTTACCAGTCTTCAAGGTGAAGGAGTCCAGTGTGCGACGACGCTACAGCGACTTTGAGTGGCTAAGAAACGAGTTGGAGCGTGACAGCAAG ATTGTGGTGCCGCCACTACCCGGAAAGGCCTGGAAACGGCAGATGCCATTCCGGGGCGACGAGGGCATCTTTGACGAGAGTTTCATTGAGGAGCGGCGCAAGGGCTTAGAGGCGTTTATCAACAAGATCGCCGGACATCCGCTGGCGCAGAACGAGCGCTGCCTTCACATGTTTCTCCAGGAGAATGTCATCGATAAGAACTACGTGCCCGGCAAGATTCGCAACACATAA
- the LOC6499898 gene encoding CCR4-NOT transcription complex subunit 10: MDTADSPTKSQPGEDENYSLLCQAHEQFNNTEFDRCLEVLQELETRGESSGPVLHHNRAVVNYYKGGCTQHSALLKELEELTVDADAPGETSSGLTLKHGAAAATVARYNRAVIYYHRHMYGTALEKLAPLVARLEALEKAMAALVATLQLQLLLATNQLNRAEAFLDYLQYKLNLVASAPSSSPSTEETSPGSTSPPSTVAASPAGASTGTGAGGSSAVEGSSSVLGGSLQLLQLLTLVLNRKPVVIPEDGTPEYAALKAQQYYIMKDFQMAAKQLMRINNECTQAGTVTPQLSTCIANNMGVIHLRVRHYAIAAKFFQNALNFDQQLAQNLRKSTLQTMSSARSCEILYNLGVAMLHLRRPKEAFQCFLVPVKQFHSNPRLWLRMAEACIMEHETKLVEEERNSQAGTAAGSSNKPYDPQSAGVPEPTLEFAALCLRSALTLTLHYKASFHITADSAEDGEAPEPKDPTQESWRQPQDNNFCNPSKPVSLESLENMLAAIYAAHSFVSLRLGDHVTALEMSDQLLACERLSDAHKLLGHMYAGEALMLMDKAPEARFHLDPAFVSTLNAFDLETRDWQLKSLDAAQNVVRYNLAVAMALQNDLPQAKTLLASLTHSLVSSKAMALRRFIDLKMGPIPGPGVAPN; the protein is encoded by the exons atGGACACGGCGGATTCTCCCACAAAATCGCAGCCCGGCGAGGACGAGAACTACAGCCTGCTGTGCCAGGCGCACGAGCAGTTCAACAA TACGGAGTTCGATCGCTGCCTTGAGGTGCTCCAGGAACTCGAGACGAGGGGCGAGAGCAGTGGTCCAGTACTGCACCACAACCGGGCGGTGGTTAACTACTACAAGGGTGGCTGCACACAGCACTCTGCTCTCCTAAAGGAATTGGAAGAGCTCACCGTCGACGCGGATGCCCCGGGAGAGACATCCAGCGGACTGACCCTGAAACATggtgccgccgccgccacggTGGCACGGTACAACAGGGCGGTCATATACTACCACCGCCATATGTATGGGACGGCTCTGGAGAAGCTCGCCCCTCTGGTCGCCAGATTGGAGGCACTGGAAAAAGCCATGGCAGCTCTGGTGGCCACGCTTCAGCTGCAGTTGCTGCTAGCTACCAACCAACTTAACCGGGCCGAGGCCTTTCTGGACTACTTGCAGTATAAGCTGAACCTCGTGGCCAGTGCGCCGAGCAGTAGTCCGTCCACGGAGGAAACCTCACCTGGTTCCACTTCCCCGCCAAGCACTGTGGCTGCATCGCCCGCAGGTGCAAGCACCGGAACTGGAGCTGGTGGAAGCTCAGCAGTGGAAGGCAGCTCTTCCGTTCTGGGCGGCAGTCTACAGCTTTTACAGCTACTTACCTTGGTGCTAAACCGGAAACCGGTTGTAATTCCCGAAGACGGAACGCCCGAGTATGCGGCATTGAAGGCGCAACAGTACTACATTATGAAGGACTTCCAAATGGCCGCCAAGCAGCTAATGCGCATCAACAACGAGTGCACGCAGGCCGG AACTGTAACTCCCCAGCTAAGCACCTGTATTGCTAATAATATGGGAGTGATACATTTAAGAGTGCGTCACTATGCCATAGCTGCGAAATTCTTCCAAAACGCGCTGAACTTTGATCAGCAGCTAGCCCAGAATCTGCGCAAGAGTACGCTTCAAACCATGAGCTCAGCGCGCTCCTGCGAAATCCTTTATAATCTGGGCGTGGCCATGCTGCACTTGCGTCGGCCCAAAGAGGCATTTCAGTGCTTTTTGGTGCCGGTGAAGCAGTTTCACAGTAACCCCCGCCTATGGCTGCGAATGGCAGAAGCATGCATCATGGAACACGAGACT AAATTAGTAGAAGAGGAACGGAACTCGCAGGCGGGAACTGCGGCTGGATCCTCGAACAAGCCATACGA TCCCCAATCCGCTGGAGTGCCAGAGCCTACCCTAGAGTTCGCCGCATTGTGCCTGCGGAGTGCTTTAACCCTCACTTTGCATTACAAGGCCAGTTTCCATATCACGGCAGACTCTGCTGAGGATGGGGAGGCACCCGAGCCAAAGGACCCCACCCAGGAATCGTGGCGTCAACCGCAGGACAATAATTTTTGCAATCCCTCAAAACCTGTTAGTCTGGAGTCGTTGGAGAACATGTTAGCAGCCATCTATGCGGCCCATAGCTTTGTTTCTCTTCGCCTGGGTGACCATGTGACTGCACTGGAAATGTCCGATCAGTTGCTGGCCTGCGAGCGTCTTTCCGATGCGCACAA ATTACTGGGGCACATGTATGCCGGCGAGGCACTAATGCTGATGGACAAGGCACCCGAGGCACGCTTCCATTTGGATCCCGCTTTTGTGTCCACTTTAAATGCATTCGACCTGGAGACTCGCGATTGGCAGCTCAAGTCTCTTGACGCCGCCCAGAATGTGGTGCGATACAACCTGGCTGTGGCCATGGCCTTGCAGAACGACCTGCCGCAAGCGAAAACGCTTCTCGCCAGCTTGACGCACTCGTTGGTCAGTAGCAAGGCAATGGCACTGCGCCGCTTTATTGACCTCAAGATGGGACCTATTCCCGGACCCGGAGTGGCTCCCAATTAG
- the LOC26515159 gene encoding lipase 3, with protein sequence MLAVLVFLLALEGLHFATSDTLETINLHNYPGEKYYVETPDGYILTLFRIPYSPSLRNEHLPKKVVFLQHGLIGSSDSWLLTGPQYALPYVLSNSGYDVWLGNSRGNLYGRKHTKFSPKNEEFWKFTFHEMGLYDLPAQIDYVLKITRQEELYFVAHSVGGTEFLVMLSEHPQYNKFFRSVHLLAPLHFCKHIKSKLWSMVAKASPLMRDEQYSASSLTSSAMNMLCKLALSSLCQNIMLDLIGGNSSYISDDIRPRIASVESMGVSTRLMKHFAQLYESDHFAKYSYGNEENIKRYGHDTPPDYILRNVKPAGLFYVYHSETDDLVSNTDMNHLTNAVLNILLRRVPVANWNHLDFVFAREAEKLIYRQIVTNMALSPSIPLPKNTTIS encoded by the exons ATGTTGgcggttttggtttttttattgGCTTTAGAAGGTCTGCATTTTGCCACGTCAGATACT TTGGAGACAATAAATTTGCACAACTATCCAGGGGAGAAATATTATGTAGAGACTCCCGATGGCTACATCCTGACACTGTTTCGCATTCCGTATTCGCCGTCTCTTCGCAATGAGCACCTTCCCAAGAAGGTTGTCTTCCTTCAGCACGGCCTCATTGGTTCATCGGATTCTTGGCTGCTGACCGGTCCTCAATATGCCCTGCCCTACGTGTTGTCCAATTCGGGCTATGATGTGTGGCTGGGAAATTCTCGGGGGAATCTCTACGGACGAAAACATACAAAATTCAGCCCTAAAAATGAAGAGTTTTGGAAGTTCACTTTCCACGAGATGGGACTCTACGACCTACCCGCCCAAATCGATTATGTGCTAAAAATCACGCGGCAGGAGGAACTCTATTTTGTAGCCCACTCTGTTGGAGGCACTGAGTTCTTAGTCATGCTCTCTGAGCACCCGCAGTACAACAAATTCTTCAGGTCTGTCCATTTGCTGGCTCCGTTGCATTTCTGCAAACATATAAAATCTAAACTTTGGTCGATGGTTGCGAAAGCCTCTCCCTTGATGAGGGATGAGCAGTATTCGGCCAGCAGCTTGACGTCCAGCGCAATGAATATGCTTTGCAAGCTTGCATTATCCTCTTTGTGCCAAAATATAATGTTGGACCTCATTGGAGGAAATTCATCTTATATTAGTGAC GACATCAGGCCGAGAATCGCCTCAGTTGAGTCCATGGGAGTTTCAACTCGTCTAATGAAGCACTTTGCCCAGTTGTACGAGTCAGATCACTTTGCCAAGTATAGTTATGGAAACGAGGAGAATATTAAAAGGTACGGTCATGACACTCCGCCGGATTACATCCTGAGGAATGTGAAGCCTGCCGGACTGTTCTATGTTTACCACAGCGAAACGGATGACTTGGTGAGCAATACGGATATGAACCATTTGACCAACGCAGTGCTTAACATTCTCTTGCGGCGTGTGCCGGTCGCTAATTGGAATCATCTGGACTTTGTCTTCGCCAGAGAAGCTGAGAAATTAATTTACAGGCAAATCGTGACCAATATGGCATTGAGTCCTTCGATTCCTCTTCCAAAAAATACTACTATTAGCTAA
- the LOC6500663 gene encoding uncharacterized protein LOC6500663 isoform X2 — translation MLLLVFIAALSLGSGNAQELRRVDDTELIQLLTGSNNVVVLFNKNNCQRCLDYENVVSKIQPQLEDTLSANVVQAVDSNLVSIYDPSKEPALVFFRRGIPILYHGEANDDEILDFFNDNLEPAVKELSDDNFEHLTQASTGATTGDWFVFFYSAECTVCQRLYAVWESVGGTLKRKMNIARMNSGGSGISTAKRLGALETPAFIFLRQGKMYHYMTKEYSPEAFILFAEKGYSSKSHPQKVPELPSVVDL, via the exons ATGCTGCTTTTGGTGTTCATCGCAGCTTTGAGCTTGGGCAGTGGGAATGCCCAGGAGTTGCGCAGGGTGGACGACACCGAGTTGATTCAACTCCTGACCGGCAGCAACAACGTTGTGGTTTTATTTA ACAAAAACAACTGCCAGCGCTGCTTGGACTACGAGAACGTGGTGTCCAAGATACAGCCCCAGTTGGAGGACACCCTCTCGGCCAACGTCGTGCAGGCTGTGGACAGCAATCTGGTCTCCATCTATGATCCCAGCAAGGAGCCAGCCCTGGTGTTCTTCCGCCGCGGCATTCCCATCCTTTACCACGGTGAGGCTAACGATGACGAAATCCTAGACTTCTTCAACGACAACCTGGAGCCAGCTGTGAAAGAGCTATCCGATGACAACTTTGAGCACCTAACTCAGGCCTCGACCGGGGCCACAACCGGGGACTGGTTTGTCTTCTT CTACTCCGCCGAGTGTACCGTGTGTCAGCGACTTTATGCCGTGTGGGAATCTGTGGGCGGGACCCTGAAGCGAAAGATGAACATTGCGAGGATGAACAGCGGTGGATCGGGGATCTCTACTGCCAAACGCCTGGGGGCTCTAGAAACCCCAGCTTTTATTTT CTTGCGTCAAGGAAAAATGTATCACTACATGACCAAGGAATACAGTCCGGAAGCGTTTATCCTGTTTGCCGAAAAGGGTTACTCATCCAAGAGTCATCCCCAGAAAGTTCCTGAATTACCAAGCGTCGT GGATTTGTGA
- the LOC6500663 gene encoding uncharacterized protein LOC6500663 isoform X1 has protein sequence MLLLVFIAALSLGSGNAQELRRVDDTELIQLLTGSNNVVVLFNKNNCQRCLDYENVVSKIQPQLEDTLSANVVQAVDSNLVSIYDPSKEPALVFFRRGIPILYHGEANDDEILDFFNDNLEPAVKELSDDNFEHLTQASTGATTGDWFVFFYSAECTVCQRLYAVWESVGGTLKRKMNIARMNSGGSGISTAKRLGALETPAFIFLRQGKMYHYMTKEYSPEAFILFAEKGYSSKSHPQKVPELPSVVNEFLGPLQSYLRIENISSVVPMGLIVLVVVIYFTKKLVKIFGSEPAKKQK, from the exons ATGCTGCTTTTGGTGTTCATCGCAGCTTTGAGCTTGGGCAGTGGGAATGCCCAGGAGTTGCGCAGGGTGGACGACACCGAGTTGATTCAACTCCTGACCGGCAGCAACAACGTTGTGGTTTTATTTA ACAAAAACAACTGCCAGCGCTGCTTGGACTACGAGAACGTGGTGTCCAAGATACAGCCCCAGTTGGAGGACACCCTCTCGGCCAACGTCGTGCAGGCTGTGGACAGCAATCTGGTCTCCATCTATGATCCCAGCAAGGAGCCAGCCCTGGTGTTCTTCCGCCGCGGCATTCCCATCCTTTACCACGGTGAGGCTAACGATGACGAAATCCTAGACTTCTTCAACGACAACCTGGAGCCAGCTGTGAAAGAGCTATCCGATGACAACTTTGAGCACCTAACTCAGGCCTCGACCGGGGCCACAACCGGGGACTGGTTTGTCTTCTT CTACTCCGCCGAGTGTACCGTGTGTCAGCGACTTTATGCCGTGTGGGAATCTGTGGGCGGGACCCTGAAGCGAAAGATGAACATTGCGAGGATGAACAGCGGTGGATCGGGGATCTCTACTGCCAAACGCCTGGGGGCTCTAGAAACCCCAGCTTTTATTTT CTTGCGTCAAGGAAAAATGTATCACTACATGACCAAGGAATACAGTCCGGAAGCGTTTATCCTGTTTGCCGAAAAGGGTTACTCATCCAAGAGTCATCCCCAGAAAGTTCCTGAATTACCAAGCGTCGT aAACGAATTCTTGGGACCGCTTCAGAGCTACTTAAGAATAGAAAACATATCATCAGTGGTACCCATGGGTCTTATTGTCCTGGTTGTAGTAAtatatttcacaaaaaaattgGTGAAAATTTTCGGCTCAGAGCCGgcgaaaaaacaaaaataa
- the LOC6500662 gene encoding extensin-2, producing MRNKYLAVLICASCICSCASVPDSYSGDVQASNSLDFGNDSGGYSYNPPPNNNYLPPATPAPDYGPPPNNGYQYNPPPNNNYLPPPPEYGPPPSYPVYGPPPPPFYKPAPPLPYSHDSSFLDKLKSKISLYTLGKILLKLLIFKKIVKFIGLIFLLLVLPKLKNLFKDDMMSMSSSGESDGMESKFVETDKDKLAQQIEDLYEFVANSIENFEGRRT from the exons ATGCGAAACAAATACTTGGCAGTTCTAATATGCGCTTCCTGCATTTGCAGTTGTGCCTCGGTGCCGGATAGCTACTCCGGTGATGTTCAAGCCTCGAACTCATTGGATTTTG GCAATGATAGCGGAGGATATAGCTATAATCCCCCACCAAATAACAACTACCTGCCACCTGCAACACCTGCCCCGGATTATGGACCTCCGCCAAACAATGGATACCAATACAACCCACCGCCAAACAACAACTACCTGCCTCCGCCCCCAGAGTATGGGCCACCTCCCAGTTATCCTGTCTACGGACCTCCGCCACCTCCATTTTATAAGCCAGCTCCGCCTCTTCCCTATTCGCATGACTCTTCCTTCCTGGATAAACTGAAATCCAAGATCAGCCTGTACACGcttggaaaaatattattgaaaCTCTTGATATTCAAGAAGATTGTTAAGTTTATTGGCCTTATTTTTCTGCTTCTGGTTTTGCCCAAGCTGAAGAATCTCTTCAAGGACGATATGATGTCCATGTCCAGCTCCGGGGAAAGTGATGGAATGGAAAGTAAATTTGTCGAAACAGATAAGG ATAAATTAGCGCAACAAATTGAAGACCTCTACGAATTTGTTGCAAATTCTATAGAAAATTTTGAAGGAAGAAGGACATAG
- the LOC6499896 gene encoding uncharacterized protein LOC6499896 translates to MGSIEKACISGFLCRLCSEMHRTVIHIYSDHGQRLCLVEKINGYLPITISPTDPLPKTICKTCLHRVEQHYSLLMRLTRLRREHRNKFLNATREDVGSSISSVYEEEDHRPRESSRTSPSEGTSVQGQGTSGAGPSNRDPDGAGPSNRDSKENRPSTRNQNETGNQPTNQELT, encoded by the exons ATGGGCAGCATCGAAAAGGCGTGTATTTCCGGATTTTTATGCCGACTCTGCTCGGAAATGCATAGGACAGTAATTCACATTTACAGTGATCATGGCCAACGATTGTGCCTTGTAGAGAAAATTAATGGATATTTACCAATAACT ATTTCTCCAACTGATCCGTTGCCGAAAACTATATGCAAAACATGTTTACACCGTGTGGAGCAGCATTATTCACTTTTGATGCGCCTGACGCGTTTGAGGAGAGAGCATAGGAATAAGTTTTTAAACGCGACTAGAGAAGAC GTAGGTTCCTCTATTTCCAGCGTATACGAAGAGGAAGACCACAGACCAAGGGAATCATCCAGGACGAGCCCATCCGAAGGGACCAGTGTCCAAGGCCAGGGGACAAGTGGTGCCGGACCCAGCAATAGGGACCCAGACGGAGCTGGTCCCAGCAATAGAGACTCGAAAGAAAATCGACCTAGTACTAGAAACCAAAACGAGACTGGAAACCAACCGACCAACCAGGAACTAACGTAG
- the LOC6499895 gene encoding transforming growth factor beta regulator 1: MNLKYKRRYENLKRCIKSYTLENAALTDEICHLQGELSATRTHRLYLIERLMFYEGLEKSSNGRNSLSNGKPESADNQAGSLKKIKPAAMQRKLSEEKPKNVGIIRKKKSVFPVNLNSVLLHSLGEIISGNPNFHSENWIYPVGYVATRIFAHPKDPRKKCVFTCKILNNAGIPQFQIIPDNDLDGVFFGESANACHMELLNTIQRCPNVKVKIPFELQGEVFFGLSNQKTQSLLMADPGFQQCSNFKSFIVPTSKSLNNPSISFETLQTFLS, from the exons atgaatttaaaatacaaGCGGCGGTACGAAAATTTAAAGCGCTGTATCAAGAGCTATACACTG GAAAACGCTGCCCTCACCGACGAAATTTGCCATCTGCAGGGCGAGTTATCTGCCACTCGAACACATAGACTCTACTTAATTGAAAGACTTATGTTCTATGAGGGCTTGGAAAAATCAAGTAATGGTCGGAACAGCCTTTCGAATGGGAAACCAGAATCTGCGGACAACCAGGCAGGCAGCTTAAAGAAGATTAAGCCAGCTGCCATGCAAAGGAAGCTCAGTgaagaaaaaccaaaaaatgttGGCATAATCCGGAAGAAGAAGTCTGTTTTTCCCGTGAACCTAAACAGCGTATTGCTGCACTCCTTGGGTGAAATAATTTCTGGAAATCCCAATTTTCACAGTGAGAACTGGATCTATCCCGTCGGATATGTGGCCACTCGTATTTTCGCTCATCCAAAGGACCCGCGCAAAAAGTGCGTTTTCACCTGCAAGATCTTAAACAATGCCGGGATTCCTCAATTCCAGATTATCCCCGACAACGATTTGGATGGCGTGTTCTTCGGCGAAAGCGCCAACGCATGTCATATGGAACTATTGAATACCATTCAAAGATGCCCCAATGTTAAGGTGAAAATTCCATTCGAGCTCCAGGGAGAGGTCTTTTTTGGTCTGTCCAACCAAAAGACCCAATCGCTTCTAATGGCGGATCCTGGATTTCAACAGTGCAGCAATTTCAAAAGCTTCATAGTTCCGACTTCGAAGTCTCTGAATAACCCATCTATATCCTTTGAGACGCTTCAAACATTTCTGTCCTGA